AATACTCGATCTCGACATATCCGCTGGACGGGTTCTTGAGGCAGTCGGCACGCAGGGTCTTGATCGCCTCGATCTCGAGACCGGTCTCCAGCGACAGCAGAACGAAAAGAGCAATCAGATCGCCAAGGAGCAGATGCCGTGTGCCATGCATCCTGTCGCTCAGCCCCTCATTCGAAATCCCTGCATAGTTCCGTGCCCCGTAGAGTTGACGAAAAAGGTCGTGCTTGACGGTAATGAAACCGAAACGGTCGATCTCGGCGAAGGCGTCCATCTCCAACCGGTCGATGCGTGTCTCGCACTCTTGCGCAAGCACCGGCCGAAATCGCTGGACGATCGCGGCGACATCCGCGCGCGTGGCCGCCTTCAGGGCCGCCCTGACATTGTCGCCGTAGGCATCGCGCGGGCGCGGCGGAACACCCGGGCGCGTGCTGACATAGAACAATCGGCGGGAAGCTTCTTCGGAAAGGCGGCCTGGTTCTCCCGCATCCGCCAACCGCAGCAGCATCACTACATCTCCCATCTGGTGTCGGCGATGGTTGGGATGCTGCCCGCGCTCATCCATCCAGGCGTCGAAGCCTTCGATGGTGGTGACATCCATATCGGCAAGCGCATGTACAGATGACCCTGTCGCATCGAGATAGCGCCAGAACCGATGCACGGCTTCGGTCAGTGACATGGCGGTGCGGACGGTTCCCGCCGGGCCACCGACCTGACACGCCTGCCAGAGTGCCTGCGTGAAGGAGCGCGCAAGCGAAGCCCGACCCGGCAAACGCGTCAGGTCCATCGTCGCGGTCCGTCCGGCCAGGGTAATCTCGAAACGGCCCGCGGCGATGGCAATAGCGGCGGCGGGGCCGGGATCGGGAAGATTGTCAGGAAAGCTCGCCCTCCGTCCCGGGCGGGGATGAGCGACGCCAGATCTGCCGGTCATCGGTCATCCGCCATGAGTTCGGCAGTCCAGCGGTCCGCTGCTGCGTCGACGAGTTCCTGCGCCTCGGCAAGGCTGTCGAGATAGATGTAGGTGCTGGTGATGTTCGCGTGGCCAAGGAGGTGTTGGAGATGGCGGAGAGGGTCGCCTAGCATCTGGCGATAGGCCGCGCCGTGCGCGTCGGTCGGGTTAAAGATTGCGCCAACCTGTTCACGGATCAGCATCGACAGCATGTTGACCGCGAAAGTGTGCCGCAACATGTGCGGTGTGACGGTGATATCGAGGCCGAAAGCCTGGCACCGTTGGCTTGCCCTGCGAAATGCCACCTCCCAGGTTCCGGACGACACGGGCTGACCGCGCTCCGTGAGCCAGAGCGATGCGTGTTCATCCATCCCATCCGTCGATCGCAGCAGCCGTTGCCGATCTTGCGGACGGAGCCTGGTCAGCGCGATGCGCCGGCCACTGCCATCGATGGCGCTGCGGCCATCGGGTGATATTACGAAGGGGACGACCGGACGAGGCGGCGCCTTGGCGACGGCAACATGGCGCTCGATATCGCAATAATCCCCGATCAGCTTGAGCACACGGCGCGGCAAACGAACACGACGAGGGCGCTCGCCCTTGGTAATCGCGCCCGGCAGATCGAAAGGAAGTATCCGCGAGCTGTCGGAAGACCACCGAGGCAGTTCGTCGATGATCAGGCTACCGGCCTCGCCGAGGCGCATCCCCGTGGCGACGAGCAGTTCCGCAAAGACGGCATTCCGCTCGCCATTGCGACCGCGCCAGGCTCGGTCCTCGGACCCTTCCGGCAGTCTGCCCCTCAGGCCGATATCCCGGAATTCGAGGTAGCGCCCGATATCGACGAATTGCATGTTATGTGGGCGCGCGGCACGTTCCCGCGCCCTGTTGCCCTCAACCACCTTGGGCGCTCCCCGCCCTTGCCCATGACGAAAGGACAGGTCGTATCGAAACGGCGAGGATGCGATCAGGCCTTCTTCGAGCGCCCACCGATACAGTTTGTCGAGCGCCGCGATCGCCCTGTTCCAGCTGGATGCCGAAATCTGGAACGGTGCATCCGACAAACGCCGTGCATGGTGAAACGCGATGACATCGTTGTAATCGGCACGCCAAAGCTGCTTGCCACCACGCCGTTCTTCCAGAAACCGCATCCAGACGAAGATGTCATGGGCGTAGGCGCGCAAACTGTGCCGCGAACGCACCCCCATGGTCGGACAGGCGCGAAAGAACCGGTTCACGTCATGCAAGTAGCTTCCGTCCCGATCCAGAAAAAACGGCATGCCATCCATCAGGCCGATCCTGCCAGCGGCCTCGGTCAAGGACGCGGAAAGATCGACCGGAACGCCTTCGACCGAAACTGGCGCGTGCAGCGCCGATCCGTCGGTGAAATAAAGCTGCACCATCCGTCCTCCAAAGACGTTCGCGTCCCGCAAACGACGCCCGCGACTCCAGTCGCGCTCAAACCGAAACGCCGCCAGCCCCGTCCCTACGGCCCTTTTGGTGGAGAGCGGGCCGGGGCTGGCTCATCTCTCAATCCCAAGGTTCCGAATAACCCGCACCATGCACAGGAATAAGACGCTTCCATAGAGTCAGGATAAGGCATGGTGCCGCAGGGCCCGGTGCCGAAAATCAGCGGTGATCTCCTTGCTCTGGTCGAACCATGTATGTACCGCGATGAAATCGTCGACCGTACCGCCCCACTTCTTCACCGAGGACAGGGCGTGGTGATAGGGATGTGCCATCGCAACCCCCTCAGAAATCATGGGTGAAGAGTTCGGACGACGTGAACCGTTCGTTGAACTCGAGGTGGATGCAGCGGGCCGCGGCGTCGAAGCAGAATTCGCCCCAGGCGCCGTCGTTGTTTTCCCAACCGCCATGTGTGTCAGACAGGAAGTCGTAGGTGAGCTGCTCGACAACATCCTCCAGTGATAGGCTGCGCATCTCGACCTCGGGATCATCCCACGTCAGCGCGGCATAGGGGATTTCAGTCGCGGGGAAGTCGACAGCCGTCTCGCCCGCCCAGGCGCCGATACTTTCGATCTGGCCGCTGTCGCCGGCCCCGTCGAAGGTCACGGTGACATGGGTGATGCTGGCGGCCATGAGGCCATCGTACAGGCGGTCCTTGTTGCCCGGGCGCAGGGCGAGGGTCCGGGCGGTGCGTTCGGCATGCGCGGCAAGGATCGCCCCGAAATCGACGGTGGAAGGCCGCAGCGGTGCGGCCAGAGTGGGTTCAGTCTGGGTCATGGATATCTCCGTTCGGTGAGGACAGGTCAGACCCCCCGGGTGGCGCACTCCTCTGCCCCCCGAAGGCTCAAACCCTTCCCAGCCCTCCTCTGTCTCTTGAGCGTCACGCCGCGATCTGCAGCGCGCGAGCGGCAAAGGCGCGCCAGAGCGGGTCGACCAGACGCGCATCCAGCAGATCGGCACGGTAACGCAGTCGCTGCGCCAGTTCAGGCTCGTGCCAATCAATGGCGCGGCCAGCTTGGGCGCGCAGCTGAACCGCCTCGGTCACGACGGCCCGCGCCTCAAGAGCATTGGCGACAGGCTGGCACCAAGCCACAGCGCCATGACTGGCGGCCCCGGCAAGAACCAGGCGCTGGTCGCAATCAAGGATGGCCAGAAGCTGCGGCGCTGCATCGGAGCCGTTGTCCTCTGCCTGCTCAAACGCCCCCTGCATAGCATCGGCCAAGGTCGCAAAACGCTCAACCAACACGG
The Puniceibacterium sp. IMCC21224 DNA segment above includes these coding regions:
- a CDS encoding DUF6878 family protein, producing MTQTEPTLAAPLRPSTVDFGAILAAHAERTARTLALRPGNKDRLYDGLMAASITHVTVTFDGAGDSGQIESIGAWAGETAVDFPATEIPYAALTWDDPEVEMRSLSLEDVVEQLTYDFLSDTHGGWENNDGAWGEFCFDAAARCIHLEFNERFTSSELFTHDF
- a CDS encoding tyrosine-type recombinase/integrase; amino-acid sequence: MVQLYFTDGSALHAPVSVEGVPVDLSASLTEAAGRIGLMDGMPFFLDRDGSYLHDVNRFFRACPTMGVRSRHSLRAYAHDIFVWMRFLEERRGGKQLWRADYNDVIAFHHARRLSDAPFQISASSWNRAIAALDKLYRWALEEGLIASSPFRYDLSFRHGQGRGAPKVVEGNRARERAARPHNMQFVDIGRYLEFRDIGLRGRLPEGSEDRAWRGRNGERNAVFAELLVATGMRLGEAGSLIIDELPRWSSDSSRILPFDLPGAITKGERPRRVRLPRRVLKLIGDYCDIERHVAVAKAPPRPVVPFVISPDGRSAIDGSGRRIALTRLRPQDRQRLLRSTDGMDEHASLWLTERGQPVSSGTWEVAFRRASQRCQAFGLDITVTPHMLRHTFAVNMLSMLIREQVGAIFNPTDAHGAAYRQMLGDPLRHLQHLLGHANITSTYIYLDSLAEAQELVDAAADRWTAELMADDR